TTAACAACAAGAAAATTTCAGACCTACTTCATGACCGAATTGAAGAAGATTTTGAAGGCCAGTTTGGAGTAATCCATTCTAATAAATCTCAAAATTATCGTTTGAGTACTATGGCTGAATTCCAAGAAGGAAATTTACGAGGACTTATCACTACTGATATCATGGCCAGAGGATTAGATATTTCTAATATCACTCATGTTGTCAATTTTGAAATGCCGGAATTACCAGAATTGTACATGCACAGAATTGGTAGAACTGGTCGTGCTGATGCAACAGGAACTGCTGTAAGCTTTATAACTCCTCGCGAAGAAGAAGCTAAAGTTGAAGTTGAAGTACTGATGAATATGGAATTAGACATGGAGCCGTTTCCGGAAGAAGTTGAAGTTTCTATCAAGTTAATAGAACCTGAAAAAGACAGACAACCCGTTAAGTTTCTAATGAAAAAAGTTAAACTGGAAGGCGAAGGTGCTTTTCATGAAAAAGACAAGAAAAACAAAAAAGTCAATCTTGGTGGTCCTTCAAAAACCAAGAAAAAAACGCATGGATCTGTCAATAGAAACATGGTAAAAACAAGAGATAAAAAAAGAAAAGACAAGAACAAATAATACTAAAAAAGGGCTAAAATTAAATTATTTTTAGCCCTTTTTTAATTTATGAAAATACTCCTATTCCTAATTTGGCGTAAATACTAAACAAACTGGCGCACATAAAGCAATTCTTTTTCCAGTATCCGTAAGCTTTCCTGTGGTTTTATTTCTTTTAAAAATAACTACTTCATTCGTATATTGATGTCCTACCAAAAGGAAATTTCCTGAAGGATCTATGGCAAAATTCCTTGGTCCTTTTCCTAATGAACTTGTTTGACCAACTAAAGTTAATTTACCCGTTTTTAAAATTTTAAAAATTGTAATCGTATTAGCTTCACCACGATTAGAGGCGTACAAAAATTTTCCATCAGGTGAAATATGAATATCGGCAGAACTAAAAACTCCTTTAAAATCTTTAGCTAAAATAGTTGTTTCTCCTATCTTTTTTAAGGTACCATTTGCATAAGCAAAAATGGTCAATGCTCCGTCTAATTCCTGCAATAAATATACAAACTTCCCATCTTTACTAAACGTCAAATGCCTTGGTCCGCTTCCTGATTTAACAGAAACACTATCTTTAAATTGTAAGGTTTCAGAAGTCGATTCAGGATTGTATTTATAAATATAGATTTTATCATTCCCTAAATTATTTGACAAAATATATTTTTTATCTGGCGAAAAATAGACCATATGTACATGAGGTCCTTCTTGTCTTTTAGTATTAATTCCTTTTCCAAAATGTTGAATTACCTGTTTCGATTTAGAAATACTACCATCCTCATTCTTGCCAAAAACCGCGATGTTTCCACCCGAATAATTAGCTACAATTACATTTTTATCATCATTAATTAGGTAACATGGATCTGCACCTTCTGCATTTTGTTTGTTCAACAAATCTAATTTGCCACTTTTAGCATCAAATGCAAAAGCGCTTACGGTACTTTCAGGTCCACTTTCATTTACGGAATACACAAATTTATTGTCCTTTGAAATTGTCAAATAACTAGGATTTATAACCTTTTCTGTTGAATTTTTGAAATTAAAATCAGCCGTTTCCGAATCAAAATCATAGACATAAATTCCTTTACTATCACAACTATTGGTATAGGTTCCAATAACTAAATTGTTTTTTTTGTTTTGTGCTTGCACGCTGGTTATAAGTATTAATAAAAGAGCAACATAGGTGTTTTTCATATTTTAAAATTTTATTGAAAAGCTAAAATACATAATATATTTAGAAAGAATCACATTTGTTTATCGCTTTGAAAAATTATAACAATACCATCTTAAACTGTCAACAAATTTGTATTTTTGGCTAACATATTTCAATGAAATACATTGGAAATAAATTTACTGAAGTAAATCTCAAAGCCAGAATGCATTTTAAACACCCCGAAATTTTATACTTTCTATTTCTGCTGATCGTTCCTATTTTGGTTCATTTATTTCAATTAAGACGTTTTAAAAAAGAATACTTCACGAATGTTCGCCTACTAAAACAACTTTCGATTCAAACTCGAAAAAGTTCTAAAATAAAGAAATGGTTGCTTTTAGGATGCAGAATGCTACTATTAACTTGCTTAATTTTAGCTTTTGCCCAACCTTTTTTTGACACAAACAGTAGTACAAACAATTCTAATGGAACCTATATTATTCTAGACAATTCCTTTAGTATGCAAGCCAAAGGCAAAAAAGGGGAATTATTAAAACGTGCCATTCAAGATTTATTGGAACAAACTCCTGAAAACAAACCGTTTTCACTACTTACAAACTCAGAAGAATATTGGGATACGGATATAAAATCAATTCAAAACACCTTACAAAATCTAAAGTATAGTGCTTCTCCTTTTCAATTAGGCACCATAATCACGAGATTAAAATCACATCAATCGGCTTTCAAAAAAAACATTATAATCATTACAGATGCTGTAGGACTTGATTCTAAACCGCTTAAAAATAGTGACAAAAATGATACTCATTACTTCATTATTCCAAAAGCAGAACAAAAAAACAATGCTTCAATTGATAGTGTTTTTATCCATCAAACTTTAGATGATTTTTATGAAATTACAGTTTCCTTATCTCGTTTTGGGACTAATAACAAACCAATTCCTATTGCATTATACAACAATAATAAGCTTATTGCCAAAACAATAACGCCTATCGACAACAAGAACAAAAGCATTAATTTTACCATTCCAAAACAAGCGTTTCATGGTTATGTTTCGATAATTGATAATGGGTTGCCTTATGATAACACGTTCTATTTTAGCATTCCAAAAACAAAAAAAATCAATGTAATAAGTATTGGCGAGCCCGAAAAAAGCAATTTCCTTTCTCGTATTTACACTTCTGACGAATTCAATTTCAACAACTTTAGCATTTATTCATTAGATTATAATAGTATCGATAAGCAAGACGCTATTGTTTTAAATGAACTGGATGAAATTCCGCAGGCGTTACAAACAACTTTGAAATCCTTTGTAGCAAAAGGAGGCAATCTGATCGTGATTCCTTCGGCAAAAACGGTAATACCAGACATGAATTCATTTTTGATGAATTTTGGAAACATCCAATTTAAATCTTTGAATTCTACCGAAAAATTAATTACAAAAATCCATTTTAACCATCCCCTTTTCAATGGTGTTTTCGAAAATAAAATTACTAATTTTCAATATCCAAAAACAAAAGTGTCCTTTTTGATATCCAGTTCAAATCCTGCCGTTTTATCGTATGAAGATCAAAGTACTTTTTTGAGTTCTATACCAACTAATGTTGCAAACGTAGCTGTTTTTGCTGCGCCAATAAATAGCATAAATTCAAATTTTCAACTGTCTCCATTAATTGTACCGACGTTTTACAAAATGGCGCAAAACAATCAAAATCAAGGCGTAAATTCGCAAATAATTGGCAATAGCAAGCCCTATCTAATTGACGC
Above is a window of Flavobacterium sp. 123 DNA encoding:
- a CDS encoding lactonase family protein, whose translation is MKNTYVALLLILITSVQAQNKKNNLVIGTYTNSCDSKGIYVYDFDSETADFNFKNSTEKVINPSYLTISKDNKFVYSVNESGPESTVSAFAFDAKSGKLDLLNKQNAEGADPCYLINDDKNVIVANYSGGNIAVFGKNEDGSISKSKQVIQHFGKGINTKRQEGPHVHMVYFSPDKKYILSNNLGNDKIYIYKYNPESTSETLQFKDSVSVKSGSGPRHLTFSKDGKFVYLLQELDGALTIFAYANGTLKKIGETTILAKDFKGVFSSADIHISPDGKFLYASNRGEANTITIFKILKTGKLTLVGQTSSLGKGPRNFAIDPSGNFLLVGHQYTNEVVIFKRNKTTGKLTDTGKRIALCAPVCLVFTPN
- a CDS encoding BatA and WFA domain-containing protein; amino-acid sequence: MHFKHPEILYFLFLLIVPILVHLFQLRRFKKEYFTNVRLLKQLSIQTRKSSKIKKWLLLGCRMLLLTCLILAFAQPFFDTNSSTNNSNGTYIILDNSFSMQAKGKKGELLKRAIQDLLEQTPENKPFSLLTNSEEYWDTDIKSIQNTLQNLKYSASPFQLGTIITRLKSHQSAFKKNIIIITDAVGLDSKPLKNSDKNDTHYFIIPKAEQKNNASIDSVFIHQTLDDFYEITVSLSRFGTNNKPIPIALYNNNKLIAKTITPIDNKNKSINFTIPKQAFHGYVSIIDNGLPYDNTFYFSIPKTKKINVISIGEPEKSNFLSRIYTSDEFNFNNFSIYSLDYNSIDKQDAIVLNELDEIPQALQTTLKSFVAKGGNLIVIPSAKTVIPDMNSFLMNFGNIQFKSLNSTEKLITKIHFNHPLFNGVFENKITNFQYPKTKVSFLISSSNPAVLSYEDQSTFLSSIPTNVANVAVFAAPINSINSNFQLSPLIVPTFYKMAQNNQNQGVNSQIIGNSKPYLIDASLSKDAVLTIKGVEEQFIPLQQILDNKVQMVFNDYPKQDGNYTIFNKKEPIGNVSFNYKRSESDLSNVNESAISDYKITESIASVFDSLQTNQTGNQIWKWFLIFALLFLLSEMAIIRFVK